From Rhodococcus antarcticus, the proteins below share one genomic window:
- the def gene encoding peptide deformylase has product MSVQPVRLFGDPVLRTRAEEVVDFDAELRQLVADLHDTMVEQGGAGIAAPQIGVGLRVFTWMVDGESGHVVNPTWETVGQQEQEGLEGCLSIPGLKFDCRRAEQVVARGWDVHGEPLVLPGTGMLARAVQHEVDHLDGVLFVDRLDPAARKEALRAIRAAEWFGAQAPVVKLNPLGLHGAGR; this is encoded by the coding sequence GTGTCCGTCCAGCCCGTCCGCCTGTTCGGCGATCCCGTCCTGCGCACCCGTGCCGAGGAGGTCGTGGACTTCGACGCCGAGCTGAGGCAGCTGGTGGCCGACCTGCACGACACGATGGTCGAGCAGGGCGGTGCGGGGATCGCGGCCCCCCAGATCGGGGTCGGCCTGCGGGTGTTCACCTGGATGGTGGACGGCGAGAGCGGGCACGTGGTGAACCCGACCTGGGAGACCGTGGGGCAGCAGGAGCAGGAGGGGCTCGAGGGCTGCCTGTCCATCCCGGGCCTGAAGTTCGACTGCCGGCGCGCCGAGCAGGTGGTCGCGAGGGGGTGGGACGTCCACGGCGAGCCGCTGGTGCTGCCGGGCACCGGGATGCTGGCCCGTGCGGTGCAGCACGAGGTGGACCACCTCGACGGCGTGCTCTTCGTGGACCGGCTCGACCCGGCCGCCCGCAAGGAGGCGCTGCGCGCGATCCGGGCGGCGGAGTGGTTCGGCGCTCAGGCTCCCGTGGTGAAGCTGAACCCGCTCGGCCTGCACGGCGCGGGCCGCTGA
- a CDS encoding methionyl-tRNA formyltransferase, which produces MRLVFAGTPAPAVPSLQRLLDSPRHDVVAVLTRPDAPAGRGGRLSRSPVGELADAAGVPVLTPARVADAADALADLAPDCIPVVAYGAIVPRSALELPTHGWVNLHFSLLPAWRGAAPVQAAVRAGDEVTGASTFRIEAGLDTGPVYGVLTETVRPTDTAGALLERLAFSGAQLLEATMDGLEAGELQAVAQPDEGVSLAPKIAVDDARVDWTRAALHVDRLVRAVTPEPGAWTTVGKVRVKLGPVEPTDVQGLAPGELAVEKSTVLVGTATTAVRLGLVQPPGKRPMAAADWARGARLSSAAVAS; this is translated from the coding sequence GTGCGCCTGGTCTTCGCCGGCACCCCGGCCCCCGCCGTCCCGTCCCTGCAGCGACTGCTGGACTCCCCGCGCCACGACGTGGTGGCCGTGCTAACCCGGCCCGACGCACCTGCGGGCCGCGGCGGGAGGCTGAGCCGCTCACCGGTGGGCGAGCTCGCCGACGCCGCCGGTGTCCCCGTCCTCACCCCCGCACGGGTCGCCGACGCCGCCGACGCGCTCGCGGACCTGGCCCCGGACTGCATCCCGGTGGTGGCCTACGGGGCGATCGTGCCCCGCTCCGCGCTGGAGCTGCCCACCCACGGCTGGGTCAACCTGCACTTCTCCCTGCTGCCCGCGTGGCGCGGTGCCGCCCCGGTGCAGGCTGCCGTGCGCGCGGGCGACGAGGTGACCGGGGCCAGCACCTTCCGGATCGAGGCCGGCCTGGACACCGGGCCCGTCTACGGGGTGCTCACCGAGACCGTCCGGCCCACCGACACCGCAGGCGCCCTGCTCGAGCGGCTCGCGTTCTCGGGCGCGCAGCTGCTCGAGGCGACGATGGACGGGCTGGAGGCCGGTGAGCTCCAGGCCGTCGCGCAGCCCGACGAGGGCGTGTCCCTCGCCCCCAAGATCGCCGTGGACGACGCGCGGGTGGACTGGACGCGGGCCGCGCTGCACGTGGACCGGCTGGTCCGCGCCGTCACCCCCGAGCCCGGGGCGTGGACCACCGTCGGCAAGGTGCGGGTGAAGCTCGGGCCCGTGGAGCCGACCGACGTGCAGGGCCTCGCGCCCGGGGAGCTAGCCGTGGAGAAGTCGACCGTGCTCGTGGGCACCGCCACCACCGCCGTGCGCCTGGGGCTCGTGCAACCGCCGGGCAAGAGGCCCATGGCCGCCGCCGACTGGGCCCGCGGTGCGCGGCTGAGCTCCGCGGCGGTGGCGTCGTGA
- a CDS encoding RsmB/NOP family class I SAM-dependent RNA methyltransferase, whose translation MTESRRPARRTGGTRRPRPAPVPTGGDPAREVARDVLTAVRARDAYANLVLPGLLRERKISGRDAALATELAYGTCRAQGLLDAVLEDCTDRPLADVDGALLDVLRLGAYQLLRTRIGAHAAVSTSVDLARATLGQARAGFVNAVLRKVGRQDEAAWVAQLAPDDELGRLALTHAHPRWIAEAFRDALGADAGELEEVLRADDTRPAVHLVARPGEISAEELAAVTGGDAGPWSPYAVHLTDGGDPGQLDAVREGLAGVQDEGSQLVARAVSLAPLDGPDGLRWLDLCAGPGGKAALLGALAGIEGGRLDAVEPSEHRAGLVRRTAKDLPVDVHVADGRDPGLEPGYDRILVDAPCTGLGALRRRPEARWRRQPAGVAELVVLQGELLASALRLVRPGGVVVYATCSPHRDETTGVVAAAVAAGAVQLDARPLVPGVPQLGDGPHVQLWPHRHGTDAMFLAAFRG comes from the coding sequence GTGACCGAGTCCCGCCGCCCCGCCAGGCGCACCGGGGGCACCCGACGGCCCCGCCCGGCGCCGGTCCCCACCGGGGGCGACCCGGCCCGCGAGGTCGCCCGCGACGTGCTCACCGCCGTCCGGGCGCGCGACGCCTACGCCAACCTCGTGCTTCCGGGACTGCTGCGGGAGCGGAAGATCTCCGGCCGCGACGCCGCCCTGGCCACCGAGCTCGCCTACGGCACCTGCCGGGCGCAGGGCCTGCTCGACGCGGTGCTGGAGGACTGCACCGACCGTCCGCTGGCCGATGTCGACGGTGCCCTGCTGGACGTGCTCCGCCTCGGTGCCTACCAGCTGCTGCGCACCCGCATCGGGGCGCACGCCGCCGTGTCCACCTCGGTCGACCTGGCCCGCGCGACCCTCGGCCAGGCCCGGGCGGGGTTCGTCAACGCAGTGCTGCGCAAGGTCGGCCGCCAGGACGAGGCCGCCTGGGTGGCGCAGCTCGCCCCGGACGACGAGCTCGGTCGGCTGGCGCTGACCCACGCCCACCCCCGGTGGATCGCCGAGGCCTTCCGGGACGCGCTGGGCGCCGACGCCGGTGAGCTCGAGGAGGTGCTGCGTGCCGACGACACCCGCCCGGCCGTGCACCTGGTGGCCCGCCCCGGGGAGATCTCCGCCGAGGAGCTCGCCGCCGTCACCGGGGGCGATGCGGGTCCGTGGTCGCCCTACGCCGTGCACCTGACCGACGGGGGCGACCCCGGCCAGCTCGACGCCGTGCGCGAGGGTCTGGCGGGTGTCCAGGACGAGGGCAGCCAGCTCGTCGCCCGCGCGGTCTCGCTCGCCCCGCTGGACGGCCCGGACGGGCTGCGCTGGCTCGACCTGTGCGCCGGACCCGGGGGCAAGGCCGCGCTGCTGGGCGCGCTGGCGGGGATCGAGGGTGGACGGCTGGACGCGGTGGAGCCCAGCGAGCACCGGGCCGGGCTCGTCCGGCGCACCGCGAAGGACCTGCCGGTGGACGTGCACGTGGCCGACGGCCGGGACCCCGGCCTGGAGCCCGGGTACGACCGCATCCTCGTCGACGCCCCGTGCACCGGGCTGGGGGCGCTGCGCCGCCGGCCCGAGGCGCGCTGGCGCCGTCAGCCCGCCGGGGTGGCCGAGCTCGTGGTGCTGCAGGGCGAGCTGCTGGCCTCGGCGCTGCGCCTGGTGCGTCCGGGCGGGGTGGTGGTCTACGCCACGTGCAGCCCGCACCGGGACGAGACCACCGGTGTCGTGGCGGCGGCGGTGGCGGCGGGCGCGGTCCAGCTGGACGCCCGCCCACTGGTGCCGGGGGTGCCGCAGCTCGGTGACGGACCTCACGTCCAGCTCTGGCCGCACCGGCACGGGACGGACGCGATGTTCCTGGCGGCCTTCCGGGGCTGA
- a CDS encoding MFS transporter, which translates to MTESQLRAPAAATTAHDDPHHGRRWLVLGVVAVAQLMVVLDATIVNIALPSAQAALGFADTDRQWIVTAYALSFGSLLLLGGKLGDLFGRKNTFIVGLVGFALASALGGAAESFGVLVGARVLQGVFGALLAPAALATLATTFTDPKERSKAFGVFGAVAGGGSAVGLVLGGVLTELLSWRWCLYVNLVFAVLAVVGAAFLLQNAKGQHRTRLDIPGTLLASAGLFCLVFGFSEASTKGWVSTVTLTSLVAGVVLLVVFVVVQQRVSAPLLPLHVVTDRVRGTCYAAVGLSAIAIFAVFLFLTYYLQEIKGFSPITSGVSFLPLTAGIVTASTTANIVLLPRTGPRPLLPLGMALGAAGMFLLTRLTPTAGYASHVLPSLVVLGLGFGLIFAPAISSATFGVERQDSGVASAMVNTMQQVGGSIGTALLSTLAASATAGYASTHTGDGTQVLAAVHGYTTAFTVSGCIFVVGAILTAVLLPSGVLTAGAPKEPVAAH; encoded by the coding sequence ATGACCGAGTCCCAGCTGCGCGCACCCGCCGCCGCCACCACGGCCCACGACGACCCGCACCACGGTCGCCGCTGGCTGGTCCTGGGCGTGGTCGCCGTCGCCCAGCTGATGGTGGTGCTCGACGCGACGATCGTGAACATCGCCCTGCCGTCGGCCCAGGCCGCGCTCGGCTTCGCCGACACCGACCGGCAGTGGATCGTCACCGCCTACGCGCTCTCCTTCGGCAGCCTGCTGCTGCTCGGCGGCAAGCTCGGCGACCTGTTCGGCCGCAAGAACACCTTCATCGTGGGCCTCGTCGGCTTCGCGCTCGCCTCCGCCCTCGGCGGCGCCGCGGAGTCCTTCGGCGTCCTCGTCGGCGCGAGGGTCCTGCAGGGCGTGTTCGGCGCCCTGCTCGCCCCGGCCGCACTCGCGACGCTGGCGACCACGTTCACCGACCCGAAGGAGCGCTCCAAGGCGTTCGGGGTGTTCGGGGCTGTCGCCGGCGGCGGCAGCGCGGTGGGTCTCGTCCTCGGCGGGGTGCTCACCGAGCTGCTCTCCTGGCGCTGGTGCCTCTACGTCAACCTGGTCTTCGCCGTCCTGGCCGTGGTCGGCGCGGCGTTCCTGCTGCAGAACGCGAAGGGCCAGCACCGCACGCGGCTGGACATCCCCGGCACCCTGCTCGCCTCCGCCGGGCTGTTCTGCCTGGTCTTCGGCTTCTCGGAGGCCTCGACCAAGGGGTGGGTCTCGACCGTGACGCTCACCTCGCTGGTCGCCGGCGTGGTGCTGCTCGTCGTGTTCGTGGTGGTCCAGCAGAGGGTCAGCGCGCCGCTGCTGCCGCTGCACGTGGTCACCGACCGGGTGCGCGGCACCTGCTACGCCGCCGTGGGGCTCTCCGCCATCGCCATCTTCGCGGTGTTCCTGTTCCTCACCTACTACCTGCAGGAGATCAAGGGCTTCAGCCCCATCACCAGCGGCGTGAGCTTCCTGCCGCTGACCGCCGGCATCGTGACGGCCTCGACGACGGCCAACATCGTCCTGCTGCCGCGCACCGGTCCGCGGCCGCTGCTGCCGCTGGGCATGGCGCTGGGCGCGGCCGGGATGTTCCTGCTCACCCGCCTCACCCCGACCGCCGGGTACGCCAGCCACGTGCTGCCGTCGCTGGTGGTGCTGGGGCTGGGCTTCGGGCTCATCTTCGCCCCGGCCATCAGCAGCGCCACGTTCGGCGTCGAGCGCCAGGACAGCGGGGTGGCGTCGGCCATGGTCAACACGATGCAGCAGGTGGGTGGGTCGATCGGCACGGCGCTGCTGTCCACCCTTGCCGCGAGTGCCACCGCCGGCTACGCCAGCACGCACACCGGCGACGGCACGCAGGTCCTCGCGGCAGTGCACGGGTACACCACCGCCTTCACGGTGTCCGGGTGCATCTTCGTCGTCGGCGCCATCCTCACGGCGGTGCTGCTCCCGTCGGGGGTGCTCACCGCGGGTGCCCCGAAGGAGCCGGTGGCCGCGCACTGA
- the rpe gene encoding ribulose-phosphate 3-epimerase, which produces MIAPSLLSADFARLGEEAAAAHGSDWLHVDVMDNHFVPNLTLGLPVVQALLRATDIPLDCHLMITEPGRWAPAYAEAGVRNVTFHAEATQDPVSVARDIRAAGARAGLALKPGTPLEPYLAILAEVDTLLVMSVEPGFGGQSFMPEVLEKVRTLRGLVDTGHLELLVEIDGGINADTIHAAAEAGVDCFVAGSAVYGAEDPAAAVAALRVAAAAAREPTTA; this is translated from the coding sequence ATGATCGCGCCATCCCTGCTCAGCGCCGACTTCGCCCGCCTGGGCGAGGAGGCGGCGGCCGCACACGGGTCGGACTGGCTCCACGTGGACGTCATGGACAACCACTTCGTGCCGAACCTGACCCTCGGGCTGCCCGTCGTCCAGGCCCTGCTGCGGGCCACCGACATCCCCCTCGACTGTCACCTCATGATCACCGAGCCCGGCCGCTGGGCGCCCGCGTACGCCGAGGCCGGGGTGCGCAACGTCACCTTCCACGCCGAGGCCACGCAGGACCCGGTCTCCGTGGCCCGCGACATCCGGGCGGCGGGGGCGAGGGCAGGGCTCGCGCTGAAGCCCGGCACCCCGCTCGAGCCGTACCTGGCCATCCTCGCCGAGGTCGACACGCTGCTCGTCATGAGCGTCGAGCCCGGTTTCGGCGGCCAGTCGTTCATGCCGGAGGTGCTGGAGAAGGTGCGCACGCTGCGCGGTCTCGTGGACACCGGCCACCTGGAGCTGCTGGTGGAGATCGACGGCGGGATCAACGCCGACACCATCCACGCCGCGGCGGAGGCCGGGGTGGACTGCTTCGTCGCCGGCTCGGCCGTCTACGGCGCCGAGGACCCGGCCGCCGCGGTGGCGGCCCTGCGCGTCGCTGCGGCCGCCGCGCGTGAGCCCACGACGGCGTGA
- the ribD gene encoding bifunctional diaminohydroxyphosphoribosylaminopyrimidine deaminase/5-amino-6-(5-phosphoribosylamino)uracil reductase RibD — MNREQALVLATAAGEAVRGTTSPNPPVGCVVLDADGELVGTGATAPPGGPHAEVVALARAGERARGGTAVTTLEPCNHTGRTGPCSVALVTAGIAHVHYAAADPTPQAAGGAAHLRAAGVTTSTTGTDPAPLRAWLHRQRTGRPHVTWKLAASLDGRTAAVDGTSRWITGPQARAQVHAERARVDAIVVGTGTALADDPALTARHPDGTLAGHQPLRVVVGHRPLPAGAQLLDDTAVTLLLDTHDPHAVLAALTDHPDVLLEGGATLAGAFAAAGLLDRVVAYVAPVLLGAGPAALGDAGVGTIARALRFEVESVELVGADVRLVLGPAERG; from the coding sequence GTGAACCGGGAGCAGGCACTCGTCCTCGCCACCGCGGCCGGTGAGGCCGTCCGGGGCACCACGAGCCCCAACCCGCCCGTCGGCTGCGTCGTCCTGGACGCCGACGGTGAGCTGGTCGGCACCGGGGCCACCGCCCCGCCGGGTGGGCCGCACGCCGAGGTCGTGGCCCTGGCACGGGCGGGTGAGCGGGCGCGGGGCGGCACGGCCGTCACCACCCTCGAGCCGTGCAACCACACCGGGCGGACCGGGCCGTGCAGCGTGGCACTCGTCACCGCTGGGATCGCGCACGTGCACTACGCCGCCGCCGACCCCACCCCCCAGGCCGCCGGTGGAGCCGCGCACCTGCGCGCGGCCGGGGTGACCACCAGCACCACGGGCACCGACCCGGCCCCGCTGCGCGCGTGGCTGCACCGCCAGCGCACCGGGCGCCCGCACGTCACCTGGAAGCTCGCCGCCAGCCTGGACGGGCGCACCGCGGCCGTGGATGGCACCAGCCGATGGATCACCGGCCCGCAGGCGCGGGCCCAGGTGCACGCCGAGCGGGCCCGGGTCGACGCCATCGTGGTGGGCACCGGCACCGCGCTGGCCGACGACCCGGCGCTGACCGCCCGCCACCCCGACGGCACCCTCGCCGGCCACCAGCCGCTGCGCGTCGTGGTCGGGCACCGGCCGCTCCCGGCGGGGGCGCAGCTGCTCGACGACACCGCGGTGACGCTGCTGCTGGACACCCACGACCCGCACGCCGTGCTGGCCGCGCTGACCGACCACCCGGACGTGCTGCTGGAGGGCGGCGCGACCCTGGCCGGGGCGTTCGCGGCCGCCGGGCTGCTGGACCGCGTGGTGGCCTACGTCGCACCCGTGCTGCTCGGAGCGGGCCCGGCCGCGCTGGGGGATGCTGGGGTGGGAACGATCGCGCGGGCGCTGCGGTTCGAGGTGGAGAGCGTCGAGCTCGTCGGCGCGGACGTACGGCTGGTCCTGGGACCAGCAGAACGGGGTTGA
- a CDS encoding riboflavin synthase, producing MFTGIVEELGEVVRKDDLADAARFTVRGPLVTSDAGHGDSISVNGVCLTVVEVSDGTFTADVMKETLTRSSLGALAAGSPVNLERAATLSTRLGGHLVQGHVDGTGEVLGRTPSEHWELVRISLPDRISRYVVEKGSITVDGVSLTVAALDAESFTVSLIPTTLELTTLGQARPGTPVNLEVDVIAKYVERLSLAGRTERAVVGTVGTPPSAAVGHSAANPQEADR from the coding sequence GTGTTCACCGGCATCGTCGAGGAGCTCGGTGAGGTGGTCCGAAAGGACGACCTCGCCGACGCCGCCCGCTTCACCGTCCGCGGGCCGCTGGTCACCAGCGACGCGGGGCACGGGGACTCCATCTCGGTGAACGGCGTGTGCCTGACCGTCGTCGAGGTCTCCGACGGCACCTTCACCGCGGACGTGATGAAGGAGACACTGACCCGCTCCAGCCTCGGCGCCCTGGCCGCCGGCAGCCCGGTGAACCTCGAGCGCGCGGCGACCCTGAGCACGCGCCTGGGGGGCCACCTCGTCCAGGGCCACGTCGACGGCACCGGCGAGGTGCTCGGCCGCACGCCGTCCGAGCACTGGGAGCTGGTGCGGATCTCCCTGCCGGACAGGATCTCCCGCTACGTCGTGGAGAAGGGCTCCATCACCGTCGACGGGGTGTCGCTGACCGTCGCGGCGCTGGACGCCGAGTCCTTCACCGTCTCCCTCATCCCCACCACCCTGGAGCTGACCACCCTCGGGCAGGCCCGCCCCGGCACCCCGGTCAACCTGGAGGTGGACGTGATCGCCAAGTACGTCGAGCGGTTGTCGCTCGCGGGGCGCACCGAGCGGGCGGTCGTGGGCACCGTCGGCACGCCGCCGTCGGCCGCGGTGGGACACTCAGCAGCCAACCCCCAGGAGGCAGACCGGTGA
- a CDS encoding bifunctional 3,4-dihydroxy-2-butanone-4-phosphate synthase/GTP cyclohydrolase II, producing the protein MSRFDSIERAVADIAAGRAVVVVDDEDRENEGDLIFAAEKATPELVAFMVRYTSGYLCVPLVGEDCDRLGLPPMYSTNQDKHGTAYTVTVDAKAGIGTGISASDRAATMRLLADPTSGAGDFTRPGHVVPLRALEGGVLRRPGHTEAAVDLARMADLRPAGVICEIVSQKDEGEMARTDELRVFADEHDLALISIADLIAWRRRHEKQVHRVAEARIPTSHGEFRAVGYQSLFDGIEHVALVRGDLGLPGGTDDGEDVLVRVHSECLTGDVFGSLRCDCGTQLDAALQTVSTEGRGIVLYMRGHEGRGIGLMHKLQAYQLQDAGQDTVDANLALGLPADSRDYGTGAQILVDLGVKSMRLLTNNPAKRAGLDGYGLHITERVAMPVRVTPENIRYLRTKRDRMGHQLDDLPEETVDELATP; encoded by the coding sequence GTGAGCAGGTTCGACAGCATCGAGCGGGCGGTCGCGGACATCGCCGCCGGCCGGGCCGTGGTCGTGGTGGACGACGAGGACCGCGAGAACGAGGGTGACCTCATCTTCGCCGCGGAGAAGGCCACCCCCGAGCTGGTGGCCTTCATGGTCCGCTACACCTCCGGCTACCTGTGCGTGCCGCTCGTGGGGGAGGACTGCGACCGGCTCGGGCTGCCGCCGATGTACTCCACCAACCAGGACAAGCACGGCACCGCCTACACCGTGACGGTCGACGCCAAGGCCGGCATCGGCACGGGCATCTCGGCCTCGGACCGCGCGGCCACCATGCGGCTGCTCGCCGACCCGACCTCCGGTGCCGGCGACTTCACCCGACCCGGGCACGTGGTGCCGCTGCGGGCGCTCGAGGGGGGCGTGCTGCGCCGACCCGGGCACACCGAGGCCGCCGTCGACCTGGCCCGGATGGCCGACCTCCGTCCCGCGGGCGTCATCTGCGAGATCGTGTCGCAGAAGGACGAGGGCGAGATGGCTCGCACGGACGAGCTGCGCGTCTTCGCCGACGAGCACGACCTCGCACTCATCTCCATCGCCGACCTGATCGCGTGGCGCCGCCGGCACGAGAAGCAGGTGCACCGCGTCGCCGAGGCCCGCATCCCCACCTCGCACGGTGAGTTCCGCGCCGTCGGCTACCAGAGCCTGTTCGACGGCATCGAGCACGTGGCCCTCGTGCGCGGGGACCTCGGCCTGCCCGGGGGCACCGACGACGGGGAGGACGTGCTGGTGCGCGTGCACTCCGAGTGCCTCACCGGGGACGTGTTCGGCTCCCTGCGCTGCGACTGCGGCACCCAGCTGGACGCCGCGCTGCAGACGGTCTCCACCGAGGGCCGCGGCATCGTGCTCTACATGCGCGGCCACGAGGGCCGCGGGATCGGCCTCATGCACAAGCTGCAGGCCTACCAGCTGCAGGACGCCGGGCAGGACACGGTGGATGCAAACCTGGCGCTCGGCCTCCCGGCGGACTCGCGCGACTACGGCACCGGGGCGCAGATCCTCGTCGACCTCGGGGTGAAGTCCATGCGGCTGCTGACGAACAACCCGGCCAAGCGCGCCGGCCTGGACGGCTACGGCCTGCACATCACCGAGCGGGTGGCGATGCCCGTCCGGGTCACCCCCGAGAACATCCGCTACCTGCGCACCAAGCGGGACCGGATGGGTCACCAGCTCGACGACCTGCCGGAGGAGACCGTCGACGAGCTGGCCACCCCGTGA
- the ribH gene encoding 6,7-dimethyl-8-ribityllumazine synthase gives MSGSGEPEIAVSGAADLRVAVVAARWHTTITEALLAGALRAAAGAGVQDPTVERVAGAVELPVVAQALARTHDAVVALGVVIRGDTPHFDYVCEAVTAGLTRVSLDEGTPVGNGVLTTNTEAQALARAGLPGSAEDKGAQATTAALDAALTLKRLRQPWTAETFQ, from the coding sequence GTGAGCGGCAGCGGTGAGCCCGAGATCGCGGTGAGCGGGGCCGCGGACCTCCGGGTGGCCGTGGTCGCCGCCCGGTGGCACACCACCATCACCGAGGCGCTGCTGGCCGGTGCGCTGCGGGCCGCCGCGGGTGCCGGGGTGCAGGACCCGACCGTGGAGCGGGTCGCCGGCGCGGTGGAGCTGCCGGTGGTCGCCCAGGCGCTGGCCCGCACCCACGACGCCGTCGTCGCCCTCGGGGTCGTCATCCGGGGGGACACCCCGCACTTCGACTACGTGTGCGAGGCGGTCACCGCCGGGCTCACCCGTGTCTCGCTCGACGAGGGCACGCCCGTCGGCAACGGGGTGCTGACCACCAACACCGAGGCGCAGGCCCTCGCGCGGGCCGGGCTGCCCGGCTCCGCGGAGGACAAGGGGGCCCAGGCCACCACCGCCGCGCTGGACGCCGCGCTCACCCTCAAGCGGCTGCGCCAGCCGTGGACCGCGGAGACCTTCCAGTGA